The genomic window TAACTTTACAATAAGAGAAATTAATATGTGCTATAACAGCTTACTATAATTGAAAGAAATAAGATAGAAGTTCTAAGTCGATATTTGAATGAACTAAAGCCTTACCTTCAAGCACTTTTAAAACTATGACTTCTGATAGTGGAAAAGTCTTTTCATGTTTTAAAGAAGTTGATAAATTAAGAATAAATTTTTATTTTGTTGCTGTGTATAATACAGTACAAAAAGGAGTAAACAAGAACTCAAATGAATTATTAAAAAGATTTCATCCAAATAAAATTGATTTATCAAAAGTTGAAGAAAAGAAACTAAAGGAATTTTATATCTGTCAAATTCAAGACCTAGGAAATATTTAAATTATGCAGTACCTTTTTAAAGTATTTCGTAAAAAATTAATTTAAAAAAATGTATTACTTAATATTAATATTACAATTTACAACAAATTAAAGTCAGTTCAAATAGTTACTGTATAAACCAAACTGAAATTATAAGTTAATATATATCTTTATAGGAGGAAGAAAGCCTATGATGATTAAAGATTTAAATGGTCATGTGGAAAAAGCTTTAAATGAAATTGAAATGAGATATAGTAGGGGATTAGAGTTCACTATATTTGATTTAATGACTACTTCAAGTTGCAAAGAAGCTACAAATTTTGTATCTTATAGAACTATGTTAGAAGCTAGAATCTCTAATAGAGGTATTGCAGGTTGTTGTTCCATTAAAAACGGAATTAGAGTATTTAGAAAAAAATGAATTTATCTTCCTAAAATTTATTATGAAAGGAGAACTTTATAATGAAATATGTAAAATTATTATTAGCTTTAGGTTACATAATATTACCTGTTGACTTTATCCCTGAGGCTTTACTTGGATATTTTGGTCTTATTGATGATGGTGCTGCATTAATATATATTGCGACTCTTTTATTTGGAAATGATTAATACACATAAGGGGGAATTATTATGGATAATAATATTATTGTCGGTAATGATGGATATTTATTGACAGAAAATGGGAAAAAATTTACAGGAATATACAAAGAATATTATTCAAATGGCTTTGTAAAATCTGAAACAGAAATAAAAAAGGGGAGAAGAGAAGGCTTTTTTAAAAAATATGATAAAAATGGAAAAATTGAAATAGAAGGAAATTTTAAAGATAATAAAGAACATGGAGAATGGAAAGATTATAGTCAAGGTCATCTCTTAATAACTTACCATAATAAAGGAAATTGTGAAAAATCAAGTATTTATATAAAGCAAGAGGGAACGACTAAAATGTTGTTGATTAGAGAATTATACCACTTAACAGGTCTTCTAAGTTCAACTTTTTATAGCGACATTGATGTCAGCAATGATCTTTTGTTCAGAAATACTTTTTGTATAAAAGAAATTGCGAATAAAAATCAAGATTTTACAACAAATATTAAAAATTATGAAGCAGGAGAATTATTATATCATATATATTTTCTTAAAGATGCTTCTGCACATGGTCCTCATATTAAAATTGATGCATTCACAGAAAATGGTCCAGTAAAAAGCATTTCATTATGTGAAAATGGATATCATATTAATGATAATGCCTCAAAAAGAAAAAAAATACTAGAATATTACTCTAGTAATCCAAGAATTTCATCTGAAGGAAAAAGAATGGTAAAAATGTACTTTAATAAATATCCTGCTCCTATTTCTGGGATTACAAAATTTTTGAGAGGTTGCTTTCTTTTCTTTATTATAATAATAGCAATTTTAGGATACTTGATATATAAATTTGGTTAAACTATAAGTTTAAATTATAAGTAATTTCTGAATGAATTGGAACAGAAAAATAAAAAAATGTATACAAAATAAATTTATAAAGGAGGGGGTTATTTATGGGATTTTTTGATGAATTAGGAAAAATGGCTGTTCAAATTGGAAAGGAGGCAGGGAAGTCTGTTCTCAATAAAGCAGGGGAAATCAAAGCATATAATGATAATTTTGATGAAAAAAGTGAAAATGAATTAAGAAGCATCTATATTTCAGCAAAAAGAAGTAAAAATTATACTGTTTCTGGATGTGCTAAATCAGCTTTAAGAAG from Fusobacterium russii ATCC 25533 includes these protein-coding regions:
- a CDS encoding DUF1232 domain-containing protein, producing MKYVKLLLALGYIILPVDFIPEALLGYFGLIDDGAALIYIATLLFGND
- a CDS encoding toxin-antitoxin system YwqK family antitoxin; translated protein: MDNNIIVGNDGYLLTENGKKFTGIYKEYYSNGFVKSETEIKKGRREGFFKKYDKNGKIEIEGNFKDNKEHGEWKDYSQGHLLITYHNKGNCEKSSIYIKQEGTTKMLLIRELYHLTGLLSSTFYSDIDVSNDLLFRNTFCIKEIANKNQDFTTNIKNYEAGELLYHIYFLKDASAHGPHIKIDAFTENGPVKSISLCENGYHINDNASKRKKILEYYSSNPRISSEGKRMVKMYFNKYPAPISGITKFLRGCFLFFIIIIAILGYLIYKFG